The following coding sequences are from one Delphinus delphis chromosome 17, mDelDel1.2, whole genome shotgun sequence window:
- the COX6C gene encoding cytochrome c oxidase subunit 6C, with translation MASSSLTKPQMRGLLGKRLRFHIVGAFIVSLGVAAFYKFAVAEPRKKAYADFYRNYDSMKDFEEMRKAGVFQSAK, from the exons ATGGCTTCCAGTTCTTTGACAAAACCTCAGATGCGTGGCCTTCTGGGCAAGCGTCTGCGATTTCATATTGTTGGAGCATTCATTGTCTCCCTGGGAGTTGCAGCTTTCTATAAg TTTGCTGTGGCTGAACCAAGAAAGAAGGCATATGCAGATTTCTACAGAAATTATGATTCTATGAAAGATTTTGAGGAGATGAGGAAGGCTGGTGTCTTTCAGAGTGCAAAGTGA